In one Phyllostomus discolor isolate MPI-MPIP mPhyDis1 chromosome 8, mPhyDis1.pri.v3, whole genome shotgun sequence genomic region, the following are encoded:
- the TIGD4 gene encoding tigger transposable element-derived protein 4 has product MAEASADASALPVTVKKKKSLSIEEKIDIINAVESGKKKAEIAAEYGIKKNSLSSIMKNKDKVLEAFESLRFDPKRKRLRTAFYTDLEEALMRWYRIAQCLNVPVNGPMLRLKANDFAQKLGHNDFKCSNGWLDRFKSRYGLVFRAQPVEATGVSADPSTVWHQNVLPYYLNDYHPKNVFNIKETGLLYRMLPTNTFAFKGETCSIGKLCKDRITLVVGTNMDGSEKLPLLIIGKNRNPHCFKGIKSLPVHYEANKMAWMTSDVFEEWMRKLDEKFQAQQRRVVIFVDSFPAHPEVKNLKSIELAFFPSCLSSKFIAMKQGVIQSLKIKYRHCLIKKFLSSVEGSKEFTFSLLDAVDTLHLCWRAVTPETIVKSYEEAGFKSQQGESDKTNAETDTGLDLVAHAQAAGVEFPEGLSIEEYAALDDDLETCEAAPNGDEVWTKDSESDETGFYVSDEEDDGGSLGTELPLPSKTEAVTALDTLKIFLRSQDMNDELHNSLADLEIFINSLSSK; this is encoded by the coding sequence ATGGCAGAAGCTTCTGCAGATGCCTCAGCTCTGCCTGtaacagtgaaaaaaaagaaaagtctatcCATTGAAGAAAAGATTGACATCATAAATGCAGTAGAAAGtggcaagaaaaaagcagagattgCAGCTGAatatggaataaagaaaaattctttgTCTTCTATTATGAAGAATAAAGACAAAGTTCTAGAAGCTTTTGAGTCTCTGAGATTTGATccaaagagaaaaagactgagaaCTGCTTTCTACACAGATCTGGAAGAGGCATTAATGAGGTGGTATCGAATTGCTCAGTGTCTAAATGTGCCAGTTAATGGCCCAATGTTGCGTCTAAAAGCTAACGATTTTGCCCAGAAACTGGGACATAATGATTTTAAGTGCAGTAATGGATGGCTGGATCGCTTTAAATCCAGGTATGGCTTAGTATTCAGAGCTCAACCTGTAGAAGCTACAGGTGTATCAGCAGACCCTTCAACTGTTTGGCACCAAAATGTACttccttattatttaaatgattatcatcctaaaaatgtttttaatataaaagagaCTGGGCTGCTTTATCGAATGTTGCCTACaaatacatttgcatttaaaggaGAAACATGCTCAATTGGAAAGTTATGCAAAGACAGAATAACTCTGGTGGTTGGGACAAACATGGATGGCTCAGAGAAACTTCCTTTGCTTATCATTGGGAAAAACAGAAATCCACATTGTTTCAAAGGTATAAAATCATTGCCTGTGCATTATGAAGCTAACAAAATGGCATGGATGACCTCAGATGTATTTGAAGAGTGGATGCGGAAGCTTGATGAGAAATTTCAAGCCCAGCAACGAAGAGTAGTaatttttgttgattcttttcCTGCACATCCAGAGGTCAAGAACCTAAAGTCCATTGAGTTAGCATTTTTCCCATCATGCTTGTCTTCCAAATTTATAGCTATGAAACAAGGTGTTATTCAAAGCCTTAAAATCAAATATCGACATTGTCTTATCAAGAAATTTTTAAGTTCTGTTGAAGGCAGCAAAGAATTTACATTTTCCCTGCTAGATGCAGTGGATACCTTGCATCTCTGTTGGAGGGCTGTAACCCCTGAGACTATTGTCAAGAGCTATGAAGAGGCAGGATTCAAATCTCAACAGGGAGAAAGCGACAAGACAAATGCAGAGACTGACACCGGTCTCGATTTGGTTGCCCACGCGCAGGCAGCAGGAGTGGAATTTCCCGAAGGCTTATCTATAGAAGAGTACGCTGCGCTGGACGATGATCTGGAGACGTGTGAGGCAGCGCCGAATGGTGACGAGGTATGGACCAAAGACAGTGAATCAGACGAAACCGGATTTTATGTTTCTGATGAAGAGGATGACGGTGGATCTCTGGGAACTGAACTCCCTTTACCATCAAAAACCGAGGCAGTAACTGCTTTAGatactcttaaaatttttcttagaaGCCAAGATATGAATGATGAGCTTCATAATTCTTTAGCAGaccttgaaatttttattaactcTTTGTCATCTAAGTAA